One region of Verrucomicrobiota bacterium genomic DNA includes:
- a CDS encoding AsmA family protein yields the protein MKCKTSSSSGFSVLKFLLFAVLALVLLVVVFLTFLLSPTAKWIANSQLPKILGTEASIQDLKINLWSGDVEVKGVRVADPDNADGVKDLFLLESLVIDVDPSSVFGDVIKINEIAVTGPSVSIDRDKDGKFSFEKLAVMQPTEETEPEPEPAPESGGGKAIQIDSISVTSLSAYFSDEGSPNAKNVYDLTGFNFLGEGITVNPGSSVASVAEGVSFALLKLSDAKLVYSTNELPQPETTEPVTDETIETALSEDAEEIEEQPTDGDTTDPIYIGDFLIENFQLEYSSRPANDEDLDVKVDGFQVRGKNIAFDPSGVRQPREDEVMTGEISFRIEQEAEGVTAAEFDSVVKSTVIGSGIPVTAGRFQLTGFELQTVGSLVPAGTQTAIGGPAFDLTGRWFVSSDELDGKITLVSSNNVTTSVTLSGTPDNPRINGGEMLLNVIGRPGQFLGNLAGDAMKGSMEVVSGAADAAGTLARGAGDTVMNLGRGIFDTGKALARGDLKGAGKGLEKATVGTVTTAGSALGDSAEAATEGAVSAVSSGTGANRQANWREASTKRHEEFQAAAKQWLEEGTFPPVSEPKPEETLDEPVNAQRGDSDAERAREAVEADS from the coding sequence ATGAAGTGCAAGACCTCCTCCTCAAGTGGCTTTTCAGTTCTCAAGTTTTTGCTTTTTGCGGTTCTTGCGCTCGTTCTGCTGGTAGTCGTTTTTCTTACTTTTCTTCTCTCCCCAACGGCTAAGTGGATTGCAAATAGCCAACTCCCTAAAATTCTGGGGACCGAAGCCTCCATCCAGGATCTAAAAATAAACCTTTGGTCGGGAGACGTTGAGGTGAAGGGGGTGCGAGTCGCAGATCCCGACAATGCCGACGGGGTAAAGGATTTGTTTCTCTTGGAATCTCTCGTTATTGATGTGGACCCAAGTTCAGTTTTTGGAGACGTAATCAAGATCAACGAGATCGCGGTGACAGGGCCCTCAGTGTCGATAGATCGAGACAAAGACGGGAAGTTTTCTTTTGAGAAATTGGCCGTGATGCAACCTACAGAAGAGACTGAGCCGGAACCGGAACCCGCACCAGAATCGGGAGGTGGAAAAGCAATCCAGATCGACTCCATTTCGGTCACTAGCCTCTCTGCGTATTTTTCGGACGAAGGTAGCCCAAACGCTAAGAACGTTTACGACCTCACTGGATTCAATTTTCTTGGAGAAGGAATCACCGTAAATCCCGGTAGCTCCGTCGCCTCGGTTGCAGAAGGCGTCTCCTTTGCCCTTCTCAAGCTCTCGGACGCGAAACTGGTTTACTCCACCAACGAGCTTCCTCAGCCGGAAACTACAGAACCGGTAACTGATGAGACAATCGAAACTGCACTATCAGAAGACGCTGAGGAAATTGAGGAGCAGCCAACCGACGGCGATACCACGGACCCCATTTATATTGGAGACTTTCTGATCGAGAATTTCCAACTCGAGTATTCAAGCCGACCAGCAAACGATGAAGATCTCGACGTTAAGGTAGATGGATTTCAAGTGCGTGGAAAGAACATCGCTTTTGATCCATCAGGCGTTCGTCAACCGAGGGAAGATGAAGTGATGACCGGTGAGATTTCGTTTCGGATTGAACAGGAAGCTGAAGGCGTTACGGCTGCAGAATTCGACTCCGTGGTTAAATCAACGGTGATTGGATCTGGTATTCCAGTGACTGCTGGGCGGTTCCAGTTGACCGGTTTCGAACTGCAGACCGTAGGTTCTCTCGTCCCTGCTGGCACTCAAACCGCCATCGGGGGGCCAGCCTTTGATCTAACCGGCCGGTGGTTCGTCTCTTCTGACGAACTGGACGGGAAAATCACCCTCGTCAGCAGTAACAATGTAACTACTTCGGTCACGCTGAGTGGCACTCCCGACAACCCAAGGATCAATGGCGGTGAAATGCTATTGAACGTTATTGGGAGACCGGGACAATTCCTCGGAAACTTAGCTGGCGACGCGATGAAGGGTAGTATGGAGGTCGTCTCCGGTGCTGCTGACGCCGCAGGCACTCTCGCAAGGGGTGCCGGAGATACGGTGATGAACTTAGGAAGAGGGATCTTCGATACGGGTAAGGCTCTTGCTAGAGGAGATCTCAAAGGAGCTGGCAAAGGTCTTGAGAAAGCTACTGTTGGGACGGTTACAACGGCCGGTTCAGCCCTTGGCGATAGCGCCGAGGCGGCGACGGAGGGAGCTGTGAGTGCAGTTTCTTCTGGGACTGGTGCGAACCGCCAGGCTAACTGGAGGGAGGCAAGCACTAAGCGCCACGAAGAGTTTCAAGCTGCGGCAAAACAGTGGCTGGAAGAAGGCACATTTCCTCCAGTTTCAGAGCCAAAGCCAGAGGAGACTTTGGATGAACCGGTCAATGCGCAACGGGGCGATTCCGATGCAGAGCGGGCGCGTGAGGCGGTAGAGGCGGACTCCTAG
- a CDS encoding DUF456 domain-containing protein has protein sequence MDPTAWFLLAVTLLLFLLGVVLTVLPVFPGPILVFAGVALFHFTVPDASPGIAFLWVTLGLTLLTLVLDFVLSIMGARRYGATWKGATGALIGGIVGIFIPPPLVWIFIGPVIGAILGELLGGRQLRAAGKAGWGTFLGAMIAMVIKLAVCFFVILGFGYLWFRQISEG, from the coding sequence ATGGATCCGACTGCCTGGTTTCTCCTGGCCGTCACACTCCTTCTTTTCCTCTTAGGAGTGGTCCTAACGGTCTTACCGGTTTTTCCCGGGCCGATTCTTGTCTTTGCGGGGGTCGCCCTTTTTCACTTTACGGTTCCCGATGCTTCTCCCGGTATAGCTTTTCTTTGGGTAACCCTAGGGCTCACACTCCTTACCCTCGTTCTTGACTTCGTTCTCTCGATAATGGGTGCGCGGCGTTACGGTGCCACCTGGAAGGGAGCGACGGGTGCTCTTATCGGTGGAATTGTCGGGATCTTTATTCCTCCACCCCTCGTATGGATCTTTATTGGACCCGTTATTGGAGCGATTCTCGGAGAGCTTTTGGGTGGACGACAGCTTAGGGCCGCAGGAAAGGCCGGTTGGGGAACCTTCCTCGGAGCAATGATCGCGATGGTTATCAAACTCGCTGTTTGTTTTTTCGTAATACTCGGATTCGGATACCTCTGGTTTCGACAGATTTCCGAAGGCTGA
- the lipB gene encoding lipoyl(octanoyl) transferase LipB: MKTTIEDWGSTSYQDALQIQLRTLQERREGKRPDTLVFTEHQPVYTVGRHPKAAKNLIASPTFLHTHGIEVVETNRGGDITYHGPGQITGYLFVDLSQSKDLHQLLRQVEDLVIATVCSFGLAANRRKGLTGVWIDSRKIAAIGMAARHWVSFHGFALNVSTNLEHFSGIVPCGITDGTVTSLEKELGRSVVLDEVKNRLGREFQRAFGTESKN; the protein is encoded by the coding sequence ATGAAGACCACTATTGAGGATTGGGGTTCGACGTCCTATCAGGATGCACTTCAGATACAGCTGCGCACTCTCCAAGAGAGAAGAGAAGGAAAAAGACCCGATACACTGGTCTTTACTGAACACCAACCCGTCTATACGGTCGGTCGTCACCCCAAGGCTGCTAAGAACTTGATAGCCTCACCGACATTTCTACACACTCATGGAATCGAAGTGGTTGAGACCAATCGCGGTGGGGATATCACATACCACGGGCCAGGCCAGATCACCGGGTACCTATTCGTCGACCTTTCCCAATCGAAGGATCTTCACCAACTCCTTCGCCAAGTAGAGGACCTGGTCATCGCTACAGTCTGCTCTTTCGGCCTCGCAGCGAATCGGCGGAAGGGCCTGACCGGGGTCTGGATAGACTCCCGCAAGATCGCCGCCATTGGAATGGCCGCTCGACATTGGGTTTCCTTTCATGGATTCGCTCTAAACGTCTCCACGAATCTCGAACACTTTTCAGGAATTGTTCCCTGTGGGATCACAGACGGAACGGTGACTTCCCTAGAAAAGGAATTAGGAAGATCAGTAGTGCTGGACGAGGTAAAGAATCGCCTTGGTAGGGAATTTCAAAGGGCGTTTGGGACCGAGAGTAAAAACTGA
- a CDS encoding acylphosphatase — MGKEKSRILNEVWFSGRVQGVGFRYETTKIANGYEVTGYVENLADGRVHLVANGTEEEVRQFIEAVCDGLSEYIRDTEIRVGDAKDPFEGFQLKI; from the coding sequence ATGGGGAAAGAAAAGTCTCGGATCCTCAATGAGGTGTGGTTTTCAGGACGCGTGCAGGGTGTAGGCTTCCGATATGAGACCACAAAAATTGCCAACGGCTATGAAGTAACGGGATATGTCGAGAATCTGGCTGACGGTCGAGTCCATCTGGTCGCCAACGGAACCGAAGAGGAAGTTCGACAGTTTATCGAGGCGGTTTGCGATGGGCTGTCCGAATACATTCGAGATACGGAGATACGCGTTGGCGACGCGAAAGACCCATTCGAGGGGTTCCAGTTAAAGATTTAG
- a CDS encoding cell surface protein, with amino-acid sequence MNPRLLSPLAAVLVFFLAGCGVTMENLTPTRIPENPSGIYTITMRTDAATGATIKNDSVKGNIVIDGTVFPMEQNPIDPSLFDFDYVMPEDQSEAAFYFILNYVVLGGSEENPNEAVSNLYSFRLVNKYVIQMQVDRAPVGRPVAVLGRRFFRSDRIIIGGVEAETRFKSDNEIDFVVPALPAGESYFVQLQSGGQLVPIGNFMVDLSLLKVAPISLTLASGETGILVFSVDFDAPAGGLAIRVTTDVPASVIMPEVIIPAGSRSVSVVVEGGVPGDGALFADVPGMKELTIPITVTE; translated from the coding sequence ATGAACCCACGTCTCCTCTCGCCTCTTGCTGCTGTTTTAGTCTTTTTCCTCGCCGGCTGCGGGGTGACCATGGAGAACCTCACTCCTACCCGGATTCCTGAGAACCCCTCTGGCATCTACACGATTACGATGAGGACAGACGCTGCCACTGGGGCTACGATCAAGAACGATTCGGTGAAAGGGAACATCGTTATTGATGGAACCGTGTTTCCAATGGAGCAGAACCCTATCGATCCGAGTCTTTTCGACTTCGACTATGTGATGCCTGAGGATCAGTCAGAAGCGGCGTTCTATTTTATTCTAAACTACGTGGTTTTAGGTGGTTCTGAAGAGAACCCTAACGAGGCCGTCTCGAATCTCTACAGTTTCCGGTTGGTGAATAAATATGTGATCCAAATGCAGGTGGACCGTGCACCGGTAGGTAGACCTGTCGCGGTGTTGGGACGCCGGTTTTTCCGATCAGACAGGATCATCATAGGAGGAGTCGAGGCGGAGACTCGGTTCAAGTCTGACAATGAGATCGATTTCGTAGTGCCTGCTCTTCCCGCGGGTGAAAGTTATTTTGTTCAACTACAGTCGGGCGGGCAATTGGTTCCGATTGGTAATTTTATGGTAGACCTTTCTCTGCTAAAGGTTGCTCCGATCAGTCTTACACTTGCCTCTGGCGAAACGGGTATTCTTGTCTTCTCGGTAGACTTTGATGCGCCCGCTGGCGGCCTTGCGATTCGGGTCACCACAGATGTTCCGGCATCCGTAATCATGCCTGAGGTGATCATTCCAGCAGGGAGCCGTTCAGTGAGTGTGGTAGTTGAAGGTGGTGTCCCGGGAGACGGAGCACTTTTTGCTGACGTTCCAGGGATGAAGGAATTGACAATCCCGATTACTGTTACCGAGTAG
- the hemW gene encoding radical SAM family heme chaperone HemW, protein MNRHSGSPESTDSSAAVTTPIQFHPNYIPNGAALYLHVPFCTALCDFCAFKKSLPSPGDWDRYRAGLEAEWESLHFEGTVSSVFWGGGTPGLLKASDILRIGELINEQVASGTEWTVELTPLCPTREKLKAWCEIGVNRLSLGVQSFSPRLLKAMGRPYDPKNLEAIVGEIREAGFKNLNLDLIIAFPGQTVEELEADLEQTVALSPDHVSVYCLTLEEDTALYTRLTQSGNQPDPDQEASLYERAWCLLEEAGFHQYEISNFAREGSHCNHHLNVWSMGNWRGIGPSAASQIGSLRFRNAYDLKKWSEFPFTAAADRYPDLVESSDSDRALEKIIFGLRKNSGISTDLVNSLHPTDRDRVKVFLEKLESEGYLVQSKGNYRLTLQGRLLADEISQQILG, encoded by the coding sequence GTGAATAGGCATTCGGGATCTCCGGAGTCGACGGATTCTTCTGCCGCAGTTACCACTCCGATTCAATTTCACCCGAATTATATTCCAAATGGGGCGGCACTCTATCTGCACGTTCCGTTCTGTACTGCGCTTTGTGACTTCTGTGCGTTTAAAAAGAGTCTCCCCTCTCCGGGAGATTGGGATCGATACCGGGCTGGATTGGAAGCGGAGTGGGAGAGCCTTCATTTTGAAGGGACAGTTAGTAGCGTATTCTGGGGTGGAGGGACACCGGGTCTTTTGAAAGCCTCGGACATTCTCAGAATCGGGGAATTGATCAATGAGCAAGTGGCCTCTGGCACAGAATGGACGGTTGAGCTGACGCCGCTTTGTCCGACTCGCGAGAAGCTCAAGGCCTGGTGTGAGATCGGAGTGAATCGCCTGTCCCTTGGTGTTCAGTCCTTCTCCCCACGGCTTCTGAAAGCAATGGGACGGCCTTATGACCCCAAGAATCTGGAGGCTATTGTCGGAGAGATTCGGGAAGCGGGTTTCAAAAATCTTAATCTCGATCTGATCATCGCTTTTCCCGGTCAAACGGTAGAAGAGCTGGAGGCGGATTTGGAGCAGACAGTGGCTCTAAGTCCAGACCACGTTTCTGTTTACTGCCTTACTCTGGAAGAAGATACCGCTCTCTATACCCGGTTGACGCAATCCGGAAATCAGCCCGATCCTGATCAGGAGGCCTCTCTCTACGAGCGAGCGTGGTGCCTTCTTGAAGAGGCAGGGTTTCACCAATACGAGATCTCAAACTTCGCAAGGGAGGGTTCCCACTGTAACCACCACTTGAATGTTTGGTCCATGGGTAACTGGCGCGGAATCGGGCCGTCCGCAGCTTCGCAGATCGGTTCATTGCGATTCCGAAATGCTTACGATCTCAAAAAGTGGAGCGAGTTTCCGTTTACAGCAGCAGCTGATCGCTACCCTGATCTTGTAGAAAGCTCTGATTCTGATAGGGCTCTGGAGAAGATCATCTTCGGGTTGCGCAAGAACTCTGGAATCTCCACAGATCTTGTCAATTCTTTGCACCCAACGGATCGGGACAGAGTAAAGGTATTTTTGGAGAAGCTGGAATCTGAGGGATACTTGGTTCAGTCTAAGGGCAACTATCGCCTGACTTTGCAGGGCCGATTGCTCGCAGACGAGATCTCGCAACAGATCCTTGGATAA
- a CDS encoding RluA family pseudouridine synthase → MKTSIYNGEKELPLRSDFSRNVRVDEAERSVEWIEAQVVSANPVRLDSWLSSHFPEVSRSRWQKAIREERVVRSEKDLVPRVMVSDGDILSIDAQVFNDNSNHPKIPEPQDLPLTILFEDEDILVINKASGMVVHPGNGCENGTVVNAALHHTHGKLAALDEVERPGIVHRLDKETSGVLILGKTEKAARDLFSQFQARSISKTYICVVQGVPDQQVGTCDGPIGRHPVNRTKMAVLPDGRPAVSHWEVLNGSNDGWSALRVSIETGRTHQIRVHLSEMGFPVLGDSLYGFRKTRVSGDAARVERILLHSFETVFRHPVSGKVLEVQAHLPSEMTTFIS, encoded by the coding sequence TTGAAAACCTCAATTTACAATGGCGAAAAGGAGTTGCCACTTCGATCAGACTTCAGTCGAAACGTAAGGGTGGATGAGGCCGAGAGATCTGTGGAGTGGATCGAGGCTCAGGTGGTTTCGGCGAATCCGGTTCGCCTGGATAGCTGGTTGTCTTCCCACTTTCCCGAGGTGTCCCGTTCGCGCTGGCAAAAGGCGATTCGCGAAGAAAGAGTGGTCAGAAGCGAGAAAGATCTTGTGCCTCGAGTGATGGTCTCGGATGGGGATATTTTGTCGATTGACGCTCAAGTATTCAATGACAACTCGAACCATCCCAAAATTCCCGAGCCTCAGGATCTGCCCCTCACGATTCTCTTCGAAGACGAAGACATTCTGGTCATCAATAAAGCATCGGGGATGGTGGTCCACCCCGGAAACGGCTGTGAAAATGGAACCGTAGTCAACGCAGCCCTTCACCACACTCACGGCAAGCTCGCGGCTCTGGATGAGGTTGAGAGACCGGGTATCGTTCACCGGCTGGATAAGGAAACCTCGGGTGTGTTGATTCTTGGCAAAACCGAAAAAGCTGCGAGGGATCTCTTCTCCCAGTTTCAGGCCCGCTCCATTTCGAAAACCTACATTTGTGTAGTTCAAGGGGTTCCCGATCAGCAGGTGGGAACCTGCGACGGACCCATTGGGAGGCATCCGGTCAATAGGACAAAGATGGCAGTTTTGCCTGACGGGAGACCTGCTGTTTCTCATTGGGAGGTTCTCAATGGCTCTAATGATGGATGGAGTGCCTTGCGGGTCTCGATTGAGACGGGTAGGACGCATCAGATTCGTGTTCATCTGTCGGAAATGGGATTCCCGGTATTGGGAGATTCTCTTTATGGCTTCCGAAAAACACGTGTTTCTGGTGATGCGGCACGGGTGGAGCGTATCCTCTTACACTCTTTTGAGACAGTCTTTCGACATCCAGTATCAGGCAAGGTTCTTGAGGTGCAGGCACACCTGCCAAGTGAAATGACCACTTTTATCAGTTGA
- a CDS encoding 30S ribosomal protein S1, whose product MSSLMEELLSDSSIDKLEEGEIIKGRIMEIRPTEVIVDIGGKSEAAIPSVEFSDPGDLDVGGEIEVYLDRLEDRDGNPVVSYDKAEQKKNWEHILENCDEGSIVPGRVKSKVKGGLIISIGVDSFLPASQIDIQPPKNLDQYVGQTYDFKVIKINPDRKNIVVSRRELIEEQRAEKRRKLLDEVNPGDVRRGVVKNITDYGAFVDLDGLDGLLHITDMSWGRVSHPSEMLKAGEEIDVQILEVDRDRERVSLGTKQLSQNPWDLIEQKYPVGAVVKGRVVNLVAYGAFIEIEEGVEGLVHVTELSWTKRINKPSEVLRIGQEVDAVVLGIQKDEQKISLGTRQLDENPWDMVRHNYPVGAHVRGQVRNLTNYGAFIELEEGIDGMVHVSDMSWTRKVNNPTEVVKKGDEVDAIVLDVDVDNRRISLGMKQLSNDPWEEIDQYFKIGDVVSGTVIKLTNYGAFVQLEHDIDGLVHISQLSEDRVENVKDAVDVDQKVTARVIKIDRNDRRIGLSIKAAEYSDDEVAAEAAAYDSLSGDEDLASLGDILDQAGR is encoded by the coding sequence ATGAGTTCCTTAATGGAAGAACTTCTCTCTGACAGCAGTATTGATAAGCTGGAAGAGGGTGAAATTATCAAAGGGCGGATCATGGAGATTCGTCCGACCGAAGTGATCGTCGATATCGGCGGCAAATCGGAAGCAGCAATCCCCTCGGTTGAATTTTCCGATCCTGGAGATTTGGATGTCGGAGGCGAAATTGAAGTCTACCTTGACCGTTTGGAGGATCGCGACGGTAACCCCGTCGTTTCCTACGACAAGGCAGAGCAGAAAAAGAACTGGGAGCACATCCTCGAAAACTGTGACGAGGGTTCGATCGTCCCTGGACGGGTTAAGTCCAAGGTAAAGGGAGGGTTGATCATCAGCATTGGAGTAGACTCGTTCCTCCCAGCGTCCCAGATTGATATTCAGCCGCCTAAGAATCTGGACCAATATGTCGGACAAACCTACGATTTTAAAGTCATCAAGATTAACCCGGACCGGAAAAATATCGTAGTTTCCCGCCGGGAGCTGATCGAAGAGCAGAGAGCGGAAAAGCGTCGCAAGCTTCTTGATGAGGTCAACCCGGGCGATGTTCGCCGTGGGGTGGTGAAGAACATCACTGACTATGGAGCGTTTGTGGATCTCGACGGTCTGGATGGTCTCCTTCACATCACCGACATGAGCTGGGGTAGGGTTTCCCACCCGAGCGAAATGCTGAAAGCGGGCGAAGAAATTGACGTTCAGATCCTGGAGGTCGACCGCGACCGTGAGCGGGTGTCACTGGGCACGAAGCAGCTTAGTCAGAATCCTTGGGATCTCATTGAACAGAAGTATCCGGTCGGCGCTGTGGTCAAAGGCCGCGTCGTCAATCTGGTCGCCTACGGTGCATTCATCGAAATCGAAGAAGGTGTCGAAGGTCTGGTCCATGTGACCGAGCTTTCCTGGACGAAGCGCATCAACAAGCCATCCGAAGTCTTGCGGATCGGCCAGGAGGTCGACGCGGTTGTTTTGGGGATCCAGAAAGATGAGCAAAAGATTTCTCTGGGAACCCGTCAGCTCGACGAAAATCCTTGGGACATGGTCCGCCACAACTACCCGGTCGGTGCTCACGTTCGCGGGCAGGTCCGGAATCTCACCAACTACGGTGCCTTCATTGAATTGGAAGAAGGTATCGACGGAATGGTTCACGTCTCCGACATGAGTTGGACCCGCAAGGTCAATAACCCAACAGAGGTGGTGAAGAAGGGTGACGAGGTCGACGCGATCGTTCTGGATGTGGACGTAGACAACCGTCGAATCTCTCTCGGTATGAAGCAGTTGAGCAACGACCCATGGGAAGAAATCGACCAATACTTCAAGATTGGCGATGTTGTCTCAGGCACGGTCATCAAGCTCACGAACTACGGAGCCTTTGTTCAACTGGAGCATGACATTGACGGCTTGGTGCACATCAGCCAGCTCAGCGAAGATCGGGTTGAGAACGTGAAGGATGCGGTGGATGTCGACCAGAAAGTGACGGCCCGTGTGATCAAGATCGACCGGAATGACCGCCGGATTGGTCTCAGCATCAAGGCCGCTGAGTACTCGGATGACGAGGTGGCAGCCGAGGCGGCAGCTTACGACTCGCTCTCTGGAGACGAGGATCTAGCGAGCCTCGGGGACATCCTCGATCAGGCCGGTCGCTAA
- the purD gene encoding phosphoribosylamine--glycine ligase: MEKVLLIGSGAREHAIAKALSASPEKSELLVYGSTNNPGLSSASIAYTEGPLTDPTKICEFAVEHGADFAVVGPEAPLEAGVVDALSAAGIATAGPGREQAKIESSKGFTRELLLKHSIPGSPVFQWFSSMDGVEAFLVELGDDFVLKADGLMGGKGVKVSGEHLQTRKEALSWCLETLDAGSKFVIEEKCIGPEFSLFTYTDGKTVSHSPLVQDHKRAYEGDMGPNTGGMGSYSMPDHRMPFTEESDYQAAVDMNEKTLEAIASETGSVYRGILYGGFMATADGIRLIEYNARFGDPECMNLLSLFEGDFLTALRGIANGSFDPSSVSYKSEASVCKYLVPEGYPERPRKLFEIDLSEVADCKNLFLASVDSRNGRLLAAGSRTLAFVGTGKSLEEAEVAAESLALSVPGPLFHRSDIGTAALVQKRVDLIDQLRG; encoded by the coding sequence ATGGAAAAAGTACTCCTTATTGGCTCTGGGGCTCGCGAACACGCCATCGCAAAGGCCTTAAGTGCCTCTCCAGAAAAGTCCGAATTGCTTGTTTACGGGAGCACCAACAACCCTGGTTTGTCGTCTGCTTCGATTGCCTATACAGAAGGCCCTTTGACAGATCCCACAAAGATCTGTGAATTCGCAGTCGAACACGGAGCCGATTTTGCCGTTGTGGGTCCCGAGGCGCCGTTGGAGGCAGGAGTCGTCGATGCGCTGTCGGCAGCTGGAATTGCTACTGCAGGCCCTGGCCGAGAGCAGGCGAAGATTGAATCCAGCAAAGGATTTACCCGGGAACTTCTCCTCAAACACTCCATACCTGGCTCACCCGTCTTTCAGTGGTTTTCATCAATGGATGGAGTGGAAGCATTTCTTGTGGAGCTCGGAGACGATTTCGTCCTCAAAGCCGATGGGCTTATGGGTGGCAAGGGAGTCAAGGTTTCCGGAGAGCACCTTCAGACACGGAAGGAGGCTCTTTCTTGGTGTCTCGAAACTCTCGATGCAGGTTCGAAATTCGTCATCGAGGAGAAGTGTATCGGCCCCGAGTTTTCACTCTTCACCTACACGGACGGAAAAACTGTCTCACACTCCCCTCTCGTTCAGGATCACAAGCGCGCCTATGAAGGCGACATGGGTCCGAATACCGGCGGTATGGGCAGCTATTCAATGCCAGATCACCGAATGCCTTTCACCGAAGAGTCGGATTACCAAGCGGCTGTGGATATGAACGAAAAAACCCTTGAAGCGATTGCCAGCGAAACCGGGAGCGTTTACCGCGGTATTCTCTACGGCGGCTTCATGGCTACCGCAGATGGCATCCGTTTGATTGAGTACAACGCTCGTTTCGGAGACCCGGAGTGCATGAATTTGCTCTCCCTCTTCGAAGGCGATTTTCTTACGGCTTTAAGAGGTATTGCCAATGGCAGCTTTGATCCCTCTTCCGTTTCCTACAAAAGTGAGGCTAGCGTCTGCAAGTATCTGGTCCCGGAAGGCTATCCAGAGCGTCCCCGCAAATTGTTTGAGATCGATCTTTCCGAGGTGGCAGATTGTAAAAACCTCTTCCTCGCGTCCGTTGACTCGAGAAACGGCAGGCTCTTGGCGGCGGGATCACGGACTCTTGCCTTCGTAGGGACGGGAAAGTCTTTGGAAGAAGCTGAAGTAGCCGCGGAGTCTTTGGCTTTATCAGTTCCAGGTCCCCTCTTTCACAGATCGGATATCGGAACGGCAGCTCTTGTCCAAAAGCGTGTGGATTTGATTGACCAGCTACGAGGTTGA
- the purN gene encoding phosphoribosylglycinamide formyltransferase yields MQQVKVGVLGSTRGSALRPIVAAWRKGELPIDLAVIVSNRKKAPILEFAREQEIPSRAIRPGDLTREEFDAAVTAELEKHQVELVLMLGYMRIVSPPFVERWRGRLVNIHPSLLPRHGGLMDLAVHESVLRAGDSESGCTIHLAEEEVDAGRVILQKKCPVAPDDTPETLKAKVQKLEGRAFVEFLKDPLSFLNS; encoded by the coding sequence ATGCAGCAAGTGAAAGTTGGCGTTCTGGGTTCGACGCGAGGGAGCGCGCTAAGGCCAATTGTCGCGGCTTGGAGAAAAGGTGAGCTCCCGATTGATCTCGCGGTGATCGTATCCAACAGGAAGAAGGCACCCATACTTGAGTTTGCCAGGGAGCAGGAAATCCCTAGCCGAGCAATTCGTCCGGGTGACCTGACGCGTGAAGAGTTTGACGCAGCCGTCACCGCCGAACTCGAAAAACATCAGGTAGAGTTGGTTCTGATGCTTGGATACATGCGAATCGTCTCTCCTCCTTTTGTCGAGCGTTGGCGGGGCCGCTTGGTAAACATTCACCCTTCTCTGTTACCTCGCCACGGAGGATTGATGGATCTTGCGGTTCATGAATCCGTCCTTAGAGCCGGTGATTCGGAATCGGGATGCACGATTCATCTTGCCGAAGAAGAAGTGGATGCCGGGAGGGTCATACTCCAAAAGAAATGCCCGGTGGCACCGGATGACACTCCCGAAACCCTAAAGGCAAAAGTTCAAAAGCTGGAAGGCAGGGCGTTCGTTGAATTCCTAAAGGATCCCCTATCCTTTCTGAATTCTTAA